The following coding sequences are from one Triticum aestivum cultivar Chinese Spring chromosome 5A, IWGSC CS RefSeq v2.1, whole genome shotgun sequence window:
- the LOC123106253 gene encoding sugar transport protein MST8, with protein MAISGAMPKSDGDKNYPGNMTVFVFLACLVASSGGLIFGYDIGISGGVTSMDPFLIRFFPSVYAKEQEVVDTNQYCKFDSVLLTLFTSSLYLAALVASLFASIVTRKLGRRATMLGGGVVFLVGAVLNGFAMNIAMLIIGRILLGIGVGFSNQAVPLYLSEMAPAKMRGMLNISFQLMITVGILAANLINYFTAKISGGWGWRISLGLAAVPAIIMAGGSLFLPDTPNSLVARGKEEEARAMLRRIRGTHDIGLEYDDLVAASKASKAIENPWKTLLERRYRPQLAMAILIPTLQQLTGINVVMFYAPVLFKTIGFGGTASLMSSVISGGVNMLATFVSIATVDRLGRRKLLLEGGCQMILAQFVLGTLIWIKFGTDGVATISRSYAIGVVFCICVFVSAFAWSWGPLGWLVPSEIFPLEIRSAAQSMVVVCNMAFTFIIAQIFLMMLCRLKFGLFYFFGACELLMTSFVYFFLPETKGIPIEEMDRIWATHWYWKRFVEGNGGRRNVQLSSSNAV; from the exons ATGGCCATCAGCGGGGCTATGCCGAAATCCGACGGCGACAAAAATTACCCCGGAAATATGACGGTGTTCGTCTTCCTCGCGTGCCTCGTTGCCTCGTCCGGCGGTCTCATCTTCGGCTACGATATCGGCATTTCGG GCGGCGTGACGTCTATGGATCCATTTTTGATCCGCTTCTTCCCGTCGGTGTACGCCAAGGAGCAGGAGGTGGTGGACACGAACCAGTACTGCAAATTCGACAGCGTGCTGCTCACCCTCTTCACCTCGTCGCTCTACCTCGCGGCCCTCGTCGCCTCCCTCTTCGCGTCCATCGTCACCCGGAAGCTCGGCCGCAGAGCCACCATGCTCGGCGGCGGCGTCGTCTTCCTCGTCGGCGCCGTCCTTAATGGCTTCGCCATGAACATAGCCATGCTCATCATCGGTCGGATCCTCCTCGGCATCGGCGTCGGGTTCAGCAACCAG GCTGTTCCACTATACCTATCTGAGATGGCGCCGGCCAAGATGCGGGGCATGCTCAACATCAGCTTCCAGCTCATGATCACTGTGGGGATCCTCGCCGCcaacctcatcaactacttcaccGCCAAGATCTCCGGCGGCTGGGGCTGGCGCATCAGCCTGGGCCTCGCCGCCGTGCCCGCCATCATCATGGCCGGCGGCTCCCTCTTCCTCCCCGACACGCCCAACTCCCTAGTCGCCCgcggcaaggaggaggaggcgcgtgcCATGCTCCGACGCATCCGGGGCACCCACGACATCGGCCTCGAGTATGACGACCTCGTGGCCGCCAGCAAGGCTTCCAAGGCCATCGAGAACCCGTGGAAGACGCTCCTCGAGCGCCGGTACCGGCCGCAGCTCGCCATGGCAATCCTCATCCCCACGCTGCAGCAGCTCACCGGCATCAACGTCGTCATGTTCTATGCCCCTGTGCTGTTCAAGACCATCGGCTTCGGCGGCACCGCCTCGCTCATGTCCTCCGTCATCAGCGGTGGCGTCAACATGCTCGCCACCTTCGTCTCCATTGCCACAgttgaccgccttggccgccgcaaGCTACTCCTCGAAGGCGGCTGCCAGATGATCCTTGCCCAG TTTGTGCTTGGGACGCTGATCTGGATCAAGTTCGGCACAGACGGCGTGGCCACCATCTCGAGGTCGTACGCCATCGGCGTCGTGTTCTGCATCTGCGTCTTCGTGTCGGCCTTCGCGTGGTCGTGGGGCCCGCTGGGGTGGCTGGTGCCGAGTGAGATCTTCCCGTTGGAGATCCGGTCGGCGGCGCAGAGCATGGTGGTGGTCTGCAACATGGCCTTCACCTTCATCATCGCGCAGATCTTCCTCATGATGCTCTGCCGCCTCAAGTTCGGCCTCTTCTACTTCTTCGGCGCCTGCGAGCTCCTCATGACCTCCTTCGTCTACTTCTTCCTCCCCGAGACAAAGGGCATCCCCATCGAGGAGATGGACCGGATCTGGGCCACACATTGGTACTGGAAGCGCTTCGTCGAGGGCAATGGCGGACGCCGCAATGTCCAGTTGTCATCATCCAACGCCGTATGA